The Bacillus sp. B-jedd sequence TAGGGGTTAAGCGGACCACCGGCCAGCACCCGGGGGGCATCATAGTTGTTCCGGATTATATGGAAATTTATGATTTCTCGCCGATTCAATTTCCAGCAGACTCTGCTACGTCGGAATGGAAAACGACCCATTTTGATTTCCACTCCATCCATGATAACTTGCTTAAGCTTGATATTCTCGGCCACGATGACCCGACAGTCATCCGGATGCTGCAGGATCTGAGCGGCATCGATCCGAAAACGATTCCGACTGATGATCCTGAAGTCATGAAAATATTCAGCGGCACAGAGTCACTTGGAGTGACAGAAGAACAGATTATGTGCAAAACCGGAACATTGGGGATTCCTGAATTCGGAACGAGGTTCGTAAGGCAGATGCTTGAAGACACAAAGCCGACGACGTTCTCTGAGCTTGTCCAGATTTCCGGATTGTCGCATGGAACAGATGTCTGGCTGGGGAATGCCCAGGAATTGATCCATAATAAAATCTGTACGCTGAGCGAAGTTATCGGCTGCCGGGATGACATTATGGTTTATTTGATCTACCAGGGCCTCGATCCCGCTTTTGCTTTCAAAATTATGGAGTCTGTCCGTAAAGGAAAAGGGCTTACTGATGAAATGGAAGCTGAAATGAGGAAGAATGAAGTTCCGGAATGGTATATTGATTCATGCAAAAAAATAAAATATATGTTCCCGAAAGCCCACGCGGCGGCCTACGTCCTAATGGCTGTGAGAATCGCCTATTTCAAAGTCCACATGCCGCTTTTATATTACGCGGCGTATTTTACCGTCAGAGCAGAGGATTTTGATATTGAAGCGATGGCACGGGGTTCAGAAGCAATAAGGGCAAAAATAGAAGAAATAAATGCAAAAGGCCTTGATGCTGCTCCTAAAGAGAAAAACCTGCTTACAGTCCTTGAACTGGCTCTTGAAATGTGTGAACGTGGATTCTCGTTCCAAAAAATCGACTTATATAAATCCTCAGCTTCTGAGTTCACGATCGATGGAACGACCTTGATTCCTCCGTTCAATTCCATACCGGGCTTAGGCACGAATGCGGCGGTGAATATTGTCAAAGCTAGGGAGGAAGGGGAATTCCTATCAAAAGAAGACTTGCAGCAGCGGGGTAAGGTGTCTAAAACCATTCTGGAATATCTTGAAAAACAAGGCTGCCTCGACGCGCTTCCAGAACAAAACCAGCTGTCGCTTTTCTAAAAGGATTCCTGCCTTGCACCTTATTTGCTTTAAGCAAATGTGTATGGTATAGTTTTATTGGAAATACTAAGCAAAAGTGTCCGGAAGAGTGGGGAAACCCACTCTTTCGTTGTTGTCCAGGGCATTTTTCGGGTATAAATGAAACAAGTCTCCGATATTCGTGCAAAATACCGGTTAAGCAGCAGTAAAGGAGGTTAGCAATGAGCAAGGTAACTGAAGTGGTTGAAAACCTGGCTGTGCCAATTTTAAATGAACTTGGATTGGAATTAGTTGATATTGAATATGTAAAAGAGGGCCGGGATTGGTTTTTGCGCCTATTTATCGACAAGGAGAACGGGGTTGACATTGAGGAGTGCGGGATAGTCAGTGAACGCGTCAGTGAAAAGCTGGATGAACTTGATCCGATTCCCCACAATTATTTCCTGGAAGTCTCATCTCCTGGCGCTGAAAGGCCGCTGAAAAAGGAAAAGGATTTTACGGCTTCAATCGGAAAGAATGTGTTTGTGAAAACATATGAGCCGATTGAAAATGAAAAGACATTTGAGGGTATTTTACTTGAGTTTGACGGTGAATCCGTGAAGCTGGAAATCAAAGTCAAAACGCGAAAAAAGATTGTTGAAATCCCATTTGATAAAGTAGCCAGCGCCAGGCTCGCAGTCACATTTGGCTGACTCGGCCGTCCGGACAGCTGACAGCAGGAAGCTTTTTGCACAGAGCGTTTCAGGACTTTTTAAAAATCAGGACTAAAGGGGGATAAGTACCAATGGGCAGCGAACTATTGGATGCTCTGACTATACTGGAAAGAGACAAGGGAATTTCCAGGGATGTATTAATTGAAGCGATTGAGGCAGCACTTATTTCAGCGTATCGCAGAAATTTCAATCAGGCTCAAAATGTGAGGATTGATATCAATACCGATAACGGGATGATGCGGGTATTCGCGCGTAAAGAGGTTGTCGATGAGGTATTTGACCCGAGGCTGGAAATTTCTATTGATGAGGCGCGGATAATCAATCCGAATTATCAGGTTGAAGATGTGGTCGAAATGGAAGTGACCCCGAAAGACTTCGGAAGGATCGCCGCACAGACAGCGAAGCAGGTTGTCACACAGCGTGTCCGTGAAGCGGAACGGGGAATCATTTATTCCGAGTTCATCGATCGTGAGGAAGATATTATGACAGGGATTGTCCAAAGGATCGATTCCAAGTTCATTTATGTAAGCCTCGGGAAAATCGAAGCGCTTCTGCCAGTCAATGAGCAAATGCCGAATGAACAGTATAAACCTCACGACCGGATTAAAGTATTTATAACAAAAGTTGAAAAAACAACGAAAGGCCCTCAAATCTTCGTCTCCAGGACACATCCTGGCCTTTTGAAGCGGCTCTTCGAAATTGAAGTGCCGGAAATCTACGATGGCACGGTTGAAATCAAATCCGTTGCCAGAGAAGCAGGAGACAGATCGAAAATTTCCGTTCATTCCGAAAATGAGGAAGTTGACCCGGTCGGTTCTTGTGTCGGACCTAAAGGATCGAGAGTTCAGGCAGTAGTCAATGAACTAAAAGGGGAAAAAATCGATATCGTCAAATGGTCGGAAGATCCGGTCATTTTCGTAGCGAATGCCCTCAGCCCATCCAAGGTTCTCGATGTTATGGTGAACGAGGGAGAGAAAGCAACGACTGTTGTCGTTCCTGATTACCAGCTTTCACTCGCCATTGGAAAACGGGGACAGAATGCCCGCCTGGCTGCGAAGCTGACTGGCTGGAAAATAGATATTAAAGCAGAAACAGAGGCAAGGGAAATCGGAATCTTCCCTCGTGAAGAAGCCATCAGGCTTTTTGATGAAGAGGAAGAATTCTTTGAAGAAGATGAAGAGTACGGGTACGAAGAGGACAACGAATAAAAAGCGGAGGGAATTGGCGTGAACAAAATGAGAAAAGTTCCGATGCGCAAATGTGTCGCAACAGGGGAAATGAAACCCAAGAAAGAACTTGTTCGCATCGTTCGCTCAAAAGAAGGGGACGTTTCAGTCGATCTGACAGGGAAAAAATCGGGCCGCGGTGCATACCTGTCCCTTGACCGTGACGCTATCCTTTTGGCAAAGAAAAAGAACATACTGGCAAACCATTTGCAAACTGACATTGATTCTACATTATATGAAGAGCTCCTTGAGCTTACTGAAAAGGAGAAACGGCAATCCTAATGAAATCAAATCAATGGATGTCATTGCTTGGCTTGGCAAATCGGGCAAGAAAAGTCATTTCAGGGGAAGAGCTTTCCATCAAGGAAATCAGGAGCGGAAAAGCAAAGCTGATCCTGATCTCCGCGGATGCTTCCGTCAATACGTCCAAAAAAGTAACCGATAAATGTAAATCTTTCCGAGTTCCATGGAGAGTTGTCGACAACAGGTTTGACCTAGGTTCGGCAATCGGCAAGGATGCGCGTGTGACGGTGGCTGTACTGGATGAGGGATTCGCGAAAAAACTGATGACACTGCTCGATTAATACTAGCGGGGGTGAAAGAATGAGTAAAACACGTGTTTATGAATACGCAAAGAAATACAATGTTTCTAGTAAAGATATTATTGCAAAATTGAAAGATATGAATGTGGAAGTTTCCAACCATATGGCGACCATTGAAAAGGACGCCTACAATAAGCTGGAAGCCATCTTTAATAAAAAGGATGACAGGCCTGCAAGGCCACAACAAGCCAGGGGCCATCAGGGCACCCAGCAGACGGGCCTCGGACAAGGGAACCAGCCAAATCGTTCCCAGCAAGGCGGACAGTCAAGGCCACAGGGCAGTCGTCCAGGTGGAAATCAGAATCAGCAAAGCCGTCCACAGGAAGGCCAGCAAAGCCGTCCACAGGGAGGCCAGCAAAGCCGTCCACAGGGAGGCCAGCAAAGCCGTCCACAGGGAGGCCAGCAAAGCCGTCCGCAGGGAGGCCAGCAAAGCCGTCCACAGGGAGGCCAGCAAAGCCGTCCGCAAGGAGGCCAGCAAAGCCGTCCGCAAGGAGGCCAGCAAAGCCGTCCGCAAGGAGGCCAGCAAAGCCGTCCACAGGGAGGCCAGCAAGGCCGTCCGCAGGGAGGCCAGCAAAGCCGTCCACAGGGTGGCCAGCAAGGCCGTCCGCAGGGAGGCCAGCAAAACCGTCCACAGGGTGGCCAGCAAGGCGGAACTTCGAACAACCAAAGGCCGGCAAAGCCAGGCGCACCAAAATCAGCTGATAGCAAAAACAATGATTTCAGATCAAAAGAAAATAAAGGATTCAATAAAGGGAAAACTCCTAATAGGCCAAATCAAGGCCAAAACAGGAATAGACCTGGCAAAAGGCCTCAACAGCAGCATACAGCGCCTCCGGAAAGAAAGGAAAGAGAGCTGCCAGCCAAAATTACTTTCACCGAGTCGCTCACTGTGGCTGAACTTGCCAAAAAGCTATACCGGGAGCCATCAGAAATCATCAAGAAGCTTTTCCTTCTTGGAGTAATGGCCACCATCAACCAGGAGCTTGATAAGGATGCAATTGAACTGATTGCAAGCGAGTATGGGGTGGAAGTCGAAGAGGAAATTAGAATTGATACGACTGATCTCGAGGTTTATTTCACCGAGGATGAACCGGGTGAAATGGTTGAAAGGCCATCTGTCGTTACAATCATGGGCCACGTTGACCATGGTAAAACAACCCTTCTTGATTCGATTCGCCATACAAAGGTTACTGAAGGTGAGGCTGGAGGAATCACCCAGCACATCGGTGCTTATCAGGTAGTGGAAAATGGCAAGAAAATCACTTTCTTGGACACTCCAGGGCACGCAGCGTTCACAACAATGCGCGCGCGCGGAGCAAAGATTACCGATATCACCATTCTTGTTGTCGCCGCTGACGACGGCGTCATGCCACAAACAGTCGAGGCAATCAACCATGCTAAGGCTGCGGAGGTTCCAATTATCGTAGCGGTTAATAAAATGGATAAGCCATCGGCTAACCCGGACAGGGTTATGCAGGAATTGACTGAGCACGGCCTCGTTCCAGAAGCTTGGGGCGGCGATACGATTTTTGTCCCGATTTCCGCTAAGAACAGGGAAGGGATTGACAGCCTGCTGGAGATGATCCTTCTTGTCAGTGAGGTTGAGGAGTATAAAGCGAATCCGGAACGCAAAGCGGTGGGTACGGTTATAGAAGCCCAGTTGGATAAGGGCCGCGGATCAGTCGCGACCTTGCTAGTCCAAAATGGTACGCTGAAAATTGGCGACCCGATTGTTGTTGGCGCCACATTCGGCCGTGTCCGCGCAATGGTCAATGATAAAGGACGCCGGGTCAAGGAAGCGGGACCTTCTACACCTGTCGAAATCACTGGACTAAGTGAG is a genomic window containing:
- the nusA gene encoding transcription termination factor NusA — encoded protein: MGSELLDALTILERDKGISRDVLIEAIEAALISAYRRNFNQAQNVRIDINTDNGMMRVFARKEVVDEVFDPRLEISIDEARIINPNYQVEDVVEMEVTPKDFGRIAAQTAKQVVTQRVREAERGIIYSEFIDREEDIMTGIVQRIDSKFIYVSLGKIEALLPVNEQMPNEQYKPHDRIKVFITKVEKTTKGPQIFVSRTHPGLLKRLFEIEVPEIYDGTVEIKSVAREAGDRSKISVHSENEEVDPVGSCVGPKGSRVQAVVNELKGEKIDIVKWSEDPVIFVANALSPSKVLDVMVNEGEKATTVVVPDYQLSLAIGKRGQNARLAAKLTGWKIDIKAETEAREIGIFPREEAIRLFDEEEEFFEEDEEYGYEEDNE
- the infB gene encoding translation initiation factor IF-2 — protein: MSKTRVYEYAKKYNVSSKDIIAKLKDMNVEVSNHMATIEKDAYNKLEAIFNKKDDRPARPQQARGHQGTQQTGLGQGNQPNRSQQGGQSRPQGSRPGGNQNQQSRPQEGQQSRPQGGQQSRPQGGQQSRPQGGQQSRPQGGQQSRPQGGQQSRPQGGQQSRPQGGQQSRPQGGQQSRPQGGQQGRPQGGQQSRPQGGQQGRPQGGQQNRPQGGQQGGTSNNQRPAKPGAPKSADSKNNDFRSKENKGFNKGKTPNRPNQGQNRNRPGKRPQQQHTAPPERKERELPAKITFTESLTVAELAKKLYREPSEIIKKLFLLGVMATINQELDKDAIELIASEYGVEVEEEIRIDTTDLEVYFTEDEPGEMVERPSVVTIMGHVDHGKTTLLDSIRHTKVTEGEAGGITQHIGAYQVVENGKKITFLDTPGHAAFTTMRARGAKITDITILVVAADDGVMPQTVEAINHAKAAEVPIIVAVNKMDKPSANPDRVMQELTEHGLVPEAWGGDTIFVPISAKNREGIDSLLEMILLVSEVEEYKANPERKAVGTVIEAQLDKGRGSVATLLVQNGTLKIGDPIVVGATFGRVRAMVNDKGRRVKEAGPSTPVEITGLSEVPQAGDRFVVFDDEKTARQVGEARAQQSLAASRGEKTRVSLDNLFEQLKQGEMKDLNIIIKADVQGTAEAMAASLMKIDVEGVNVRIIHSGAGAINESDITLAAASNAIVVGFNVRPDANAKRAAEAEKVDVRLHRIIYKVIEEIEAAMKGMLDPEFQEKIIGQAEVRQTFKVSKIGTIAGSYVTDGKITRDSGVRLIRDGVVIFEGVIDDLKRFKDDAKEVAQGYECGITIKNFNDVKEGDVIEAFVMEEVERK
- the rimP gene encoding ribosome maturation factor RimP; translated protein: MSKVTEVVENLAVPILNELGLELVDIEYVKEGRDWFLRLFIDKENGVDIEECGIVSERVSEKLDELDPIPHNYFLEVSSPGAERPLKKEKDFTASIGKNVFVKTYEPIENEKTFEGILLEFDGESVKLEIKVKTRKKIVEIPFDKVASARLAVTFG
- the rnpM gene encoding RNase P modulator RnpM, producing MNKMRKVPMRKCVATGEMKPKKELVRIVRSKEGDVSVDLTGKKSGRGAYLSLDRDAILLAKKKNILANHLQTDIDSTLYEELLELTEKEKRQS
- a CDS encoding YlxQ family RNA-binding protein, whose amino-acid sequence is MKSNQWMSLLGLANRARKVISGEELSIKEIRSGKAKLILISADASVNTSKKVTDKCKSFRVPWRVVDNRFDLGSAIGKDARVTVAVLDEGFAKKLMTLLD